A single region of the Montipora capricornis isolate CH-2021 chromosome 13, ASM3666992v2, whole genome shotgun sequence genome encodes:
- the LOC138028853 gene encoding uncharacterized protein, with amino-acid sequence METGLPTKEVFNIVVHHALRFKDSVNYFAGWNVEAISFEDQIFITLMKVRQNYTQLHLAQLFHCSVATISNIVITFTHVLHEILFDDLMASIPSREKNKISAPSSFRQFESCRIVIDCTDIEVAVPGLLSQQNATYSSYRGMNSFKVIVGVAPNGVITYFSRLYPGSISDKSIVEQSGLLNHLTAGYMILADKAFLIQDIVPHGVCVNIPPFLNNGTFTESEVKKTKGIAKARIHVERANARLKDFKILSFIPSYLRCYADILFQLCAALVNLQFPLIKEGCEDMVFE; translated from the coding sequence ATGGAGACAGGTCTTCCAACCAAAGAAGTCTTTAATATTGTTGTACACCATGCTCTTAGATTTAAAGATAGTGTGAACTATTTTGCTGGATGGAATGTAGAAGCAATCAGTTTTGaggatcaaatttttatcactTTAATGAAAGTGCGACAGAACTACACACAGCTTCACCTAGCCCAATTGTTTCATTGTAGTGTGGCCACGATTTCTAACATTGTTATAACATTTACTCATGTTTTGCATGAAATTTTGTTTGATGACCTCATGGCGTCAATTCCATCCCGTGAAAAAAACAAGATTTCTGCACCGTCCTCCTTCAGGCAATTCGAATCCTGTCGGATTGTTATAGACTGCACAGACATTGAGGTTGCCGTCCCTGGATTGTTGAGTCAGCAAAATGCAACATATTCGTCATACAGAGGAATGAATTCCTTTAAGGTCATAGTTGGTGTTGCACCAAATGGAGTCATCACTTATTTTAGCCGACTGTATCCAGGTTCTATTTCAGACAAGAGTATTGTGGAGCAGTCCGGACTCCTTAATCACTTGACAGCTGGATATATGATTCTGGCTGACAAAGCTTTCCTTATCCAGGATATTGTACCACATGGTGTCTGTGTCAATATCCCACCTTTCCTGAATAATGGAACTTTCACAGAGAGTGAggtcaagaaaacaaaaggcatagcTAAAGCACGGATTCATGTTGAAAGAGCCAATGCTAGGCTGAAAGACTTCAAAATTTTAAGTTTCATTCCTTCATATTTGCGTTGCTATGCTGAcattttgtttcagttatgtgctgcacttgtaaatttaCAATTTCCTTTAATCAAAGAGGGATGTGAAGATATGGTTTTTGAGTAG
- the LOC138028852 gene encoding uncharacterized protein isoform X2, translating to MKLVHVALYDKLWLIRCVRIATKEEKKSIKKGENHFKSDEPPLVNQLPFPTMEEIIFSDEFLEATRRQQQLDCLVRRSRLQETDILRISELTIGQRDNSAWFLARRGRLTASNFGSVLKAKRITPSLVKRLLGEYDLSRVKAVQWGVNNEEEAIKAFTLKTGLAVKETGIWFHSPGILGASPDGIIDEETVLEVKCPYTERNLTIAEAVESATFCLEKCESGHGYALTKDHAYFHQVQGEVYFSRRKFCYFVVSTAKDIAIVKKERDETWVANIPVLAQFYFDNILPRIVEGEL from the exons ATGAAACTTGTACATGTGGCCTTGTATGACAAACTTTGGCTTATAAGATGCGTAAGAATTGCTACGAAAG aagaaaagaaatctaTAAAAAAGGGGGAAAACCACTTTAAATCAGATGAACCGCCACTTGTTAACCAGCTTCCTTTTCCAACTATGGAGGAAATTATTTTCTCTGACGAGTTTCTTGAAGCCACTCGGCGTCAACAGCAACTGGACTGCTTGGTTCGCCGTTCCAGATTACAAGAAACGGACATTTTAAGAATTAGCGAATTAACTATTGGCCAGCGAGACAACTCGGCCTGGTTTTTGGCGAGAAGGGGCCGCCTCACAGCCAGTAACTTCGGCTCTGTCCTGAAGGCAAAGAGAATCACTCCTTCACTTGTTAAACGTCTTCTCGGGGAGTACGACCTATCAAGGGTAAAGGCAGTGCAATGGGGAGTGAATAATGAGGAGGAAGCCATTAAAGCATTCACCCTCAAAACAGGGTTAGCAGTGAAAGAAACTGGAATTTGGTTTCATTCCCCTGGAATTCTTGGTGCATCTCCAGATGGTATTATTGATGAAGAAACTGTCCTTGAGGTGAAGTGTCCGTACACGGAACGGAACCTAACAATAGCAGAGGCAGTGGAGTCAGCAACATTTTGCCTTGAAAAATGTGAAAGTGGACATGGCTACGCCTTGACAAAAGACCATGCTTATTTTCATCAGGTCCAGGGAGAAGTGTACTTCTCACGTAGGAAATTCTGTTATTTTGTGGTATCGACTGCAAAGGATATAGCTAttgtaaaaaaagaaagggATGAAACATGGGTGGCAAACATTCCTGTCTTGGcacaattttattttgataatATATTGCCTAGAATAGTGGAAGGAGAATTGTAG